The following are encoded together in the uncultured Sphaerochaeta sp. genome:
- a CDS encoding CopG family antitoxin yields the protein MKNEYDFSNAGKNPYIPKLPKQQVTIRLDSATVAYFKDMAEKKGIPYQNIINLYLTDCMLKKKELNVSFE from the coding sequence ATGAAAAACGAATATGATTTCTCAAATGCTGGTAAGAATCCCTATATCCCGAAACTACCCAAACAACAAGTAACCATTCGACTGGACTCTGCAACAGTTGCCTATTTCAAGGACATGGCAGAGAAGAAGGGTATTCCATATCAGAATATCATAAACCTCTATCTCACGGATTGTATGTTGAAGAAAAAAGAGCTGAATGTTTCGTTTGAGTAG
- a CDS encoding carbohydrate ABC transporter permease produces the protein MITNKSSKILKYILAYIAVFLFLFPLYVVFNNSLKPFADVRISEMWIPAQNISFEGYAEAFVKLGQNIQNSFMLVIPVSLFSVIFGAIIGFIFAKVKFKYSNIIFALVIFGMFIPYQSILIPLVRTMNTIGLYGHLSGLIVTHIIYGLPISSLMFRNYYAKLPDELLEAGMIDGLRLGGVFRKVVVPISLPTMVVVLIWQFTSVWNDFLFAVTLTQRPSIQPITVALQNLAGTQVIEWNVQMAGALIAAIPTLFVYIFLGKYFIQGLLSGSVKG, from the coding sequence ATGATTACCAATAAATCAAGCAAGATACTAAAATACATTTTGGCGTATATTGCGGTTTTCCTCTTCCTGTTTCCTCTTTATGTGGTTTTCAATAATAGTTTGAAACCATTCGCTGATGTAAGAATCAGCGAGATGTGGATTCCCGCTCAAAATATATCGTTTGAGGGTTATGCTGAAGCATTTGTAAAACTTGGCCAGAATATTCAGAACAGTTTTATGCTTGTAATTCCTGTAAGTCTCTTTTCTGTAATTTTTGGGGCTATCATTGGATTCATTTTTGCAAAGGTCAAGTTCAAATATTCCAATATCATTTTTGCTTTGGTCATTTTCGGTATGTTTATTCCGTATCAGAGTATCTTGATCCCTCTTGTACGTACCATGAACACCATAGGGTTGTATGGGCATCTCTCTGGCCTCATCGTAACCCATATCATCTATGGGTTGCCCATTTCTTCACTTATGTTCCGCAATTACTATGCGAAACTCCCAGATGAACTGCTGGAGGCTGGGATGATCGACGGGCTCCGCCTTGGTGGGGTGTTTAGAAAAGTGGTTGTTCCCATTTCTCTGCCTACCATGGTCGTGGTGCTTATCTGGCAGTTCACCAGTGTCTGGAATGATTTCCTTTTTGCAGTCACCTTGACGCAGAGGCCTTCCATCCAGCCAATTACTGTTGCCCTGCAAAATTTAGCGGGAACCCAGGTGATAGAGTGGAATGTGCAGATGGCAGGCGCCTTGATTGCGGCAATTCCTACGCTGTTTGTCTATATTTTCCTCGGAAAGTATTTCATTCAAGGACTCCTTTCCGGTTCAGTGAAGGGTTAG
- a CDS encoding tetratricopeptide repeat protein, protein MDNKRFSLVRIAWFMLVVLSLLFTGCVASLDAFTSRAIEYQTSKIVEEKAMEHYMGSNYELQPVAYTVPEIILPPSFSPLHVPITLPSNKETDALQQAILEVEQDRKQSNTEELTPSLLLAKAYDLPSILQLASLCYHKALQSMGPYDRAELNRLLPSEPDFSGRSGLPISSELVAMAILYGDSQPFKEALACAAFSYDSDNAVAASNLATALSTTQEEVVPIYRYALSLTLEEGAYTYGSVLPLINLGTALLEKDADEEAKQCFLAALEIDPSSWDAAVGLSSYYWKQGFRLKAKAVLEDAMLDRPLMFAMMKQEAEMLEEVSDVVEVPIDAPDEQYEKAIETIAEQPIMTAAEFISSMDQNERNKIRTFIDYLVPEGSYTPPKIDTILAYGSLQAIRQPNGIAALTDLTESVAMFATKASASYAKDLISDLERMGMNIDPQGIDLDELEAHPEKYANAMGGNVQVNGVDQVYAYAGEMEQQAMKAELDLMNNRTDSSLQLATMGDPAMVIFQLNPADYVDPTNVLIQRYNMLQYLIKYNAYGSYLNSLTRKLITNLQGMAQQAGYSLYGLEEQFSGDKCKKAVQTWNDICSAYWNQMTSYASHQYLKKITPYAKAFYEDVFKHVAMISDPEVRQLKDQELRSAIDQAVLAGLEGVLFAYGAFDYYPIQEMCGDDYSRQEAIEQTEQKRQAKNNYEKKRFESGEIPPSSPLFKKLDSYGTDLDIPFVPISGRISVARTDLKLGFNLPTQGSPGFDYQYTKNNFTGKSMHDGSLSYQFGAGKGGAKIEGKLSVTGKIGFNGYGTVSDYGFGAKGEATASYQGTQITATGSVAVDSGGVSFTGDASGSFTTSIPQADAIEIEVTVQRDGSFTINPSLDFDPMGDLITEAAEDVVGSEGAPFIPASSDGLKKVFSGKFER, encoded by the coding sequence ATGGATAATAAGCGGTTTTCTTTGGTACGTATTGCATGGTTCATGCTTGTGGTGCTGTCACTACTCTTCACTGGTTGTGTGGCTTCTCTTGATGCTTTTACATCGAGAGCAATTGAATACCAGACTTCGAAGATAGTCGAAGAAAAGGCAATGGAGCACTACATGGGGAGCAACTATGAGCTGCAACCAGTTGCCTATACTGTTCCTGAAATAATACTACCACCTTCCTTCTCTCCCCTACACGTTCCCATCACTCTGCCCAGCAATAAAGAAACAGATGCATTGCAACAGGCAATCCTGGAGGTCGAACAGGACAGAAAGCAATCAAACACAGAGGAACTCACTCCATCCCTATTGTTAGCCAAGGCCTACGACTTACCCAGTATTCTACAGCTAGCCTCTCTTTGCTACCATAAAGCTCTACAGAGCATGGGTCCATACGATCGTGCTGAACTAAACAGATTACTACCCTCTGAACCCGATTTCTCAGGAAGGTCTGGGCTTCCAATATCCTCGGAGTTGGTTGCAATGGCCATACTCTATGGAGATTCCCAACCATTCAAGGAAGCATTGGCTTGTGCAGCGTTCTCCTATGACAGTGACAACGCAGTTGCAGCGAGCAATCTCGCCACAGCACTAAGCACAACCCAAGAAGAGGTTGTGCCCATCTACCGATATGCACTCTCCCTTACACTGGAAGAAGGCGCCTATACATACGGAAGCGTTTTGCCCCTCATCAACCTTGGTACTGCTCTGTTGGAAAAAGATGCTGACGAAGAAGCCAAACAGTGTTTCCTTGCTGCACTCGAGATCGACCCATCTTCCTGGGATGCTGCAGTAGGACTTTCATCATACTACTGGAAACAGGGGTTCCGCCTGAAAGCCAAGGCAGTACTCGAGGATGCCATGTTGGACCGTCCTCTCATGTTTGCAATGATGAAACAAGAAGCTGAGATGCTGGAAGAGGTTTCCGATGTAGTTGAAGTTCCTATTGATGCCCCAGATGAGCAATATGAAAAAGCTATCGAGACAATCGCCGAACAACCAATTATGACAGCAGCTGAGTTTATCTCCTCCATGGATCAGAATGAGCGAAACAAGATCAGGACTTTCATCGACTACCTGGTACCAGAAGGGAGCTATACTCCCCCAAAGATTGATACTATTCTGGCCTATGGCTCCTTGCAGGCAATACGTCAGCCCAACGGCATTGCAGCTCTCACCGACCTCACAGAATCCGTGGCGATGTTTGCCACAAAGGCATCAGCCTCATACGCAAAAGATCTCATATCCGACCTTGAGCGAATGGGAATGAATATTGATCCCCAGGGCATCGATCTCGATGAACTTGAAGCACATCCAGAAAAATATGCCAATGCAATGGGTGGCAATGTACAGGTAAACGGAGTGGATCAGGTATATGCGTATGCTGGAGAAATGGAACAACAGGCAATGAAGGCCGAACTCGATCTTATGAACAACAGGACTGATTCCAGCCTACAGCTCGCAACCATGGGTGATCCTGCCATGGTCATCTTCCAACTCAACCCTGCTGACTATGTAGATCCTACCAATGTTCTGATCCAACGCTACAACATGCTCCAGTACCTGATAAAATACAATGCCTACGGATCGTACCTGAATTCGCTAACCAGAAAACTCATAACAAATTTGCAAGGAATGGCACAGCAAGCCGGATATAGCCTGTATGGACTCGAAGAGCAATTCAGTGGGGATAAATGCAAGAAAGCAGTACAGACGTGGAACGACATATGTTCTGCATACTGGAACCAGATGACCAGCTACGCTTCCCACCAATACCTCAAGAAAATTACCCCCTATGCAAAAGCATTCTATGAAGATGTATTCAAGCATGTGGCTATGATCAGCGACCCAGAGGTCCGACAGCTAAAGGATCAGGAGCTTCGTTCAGCCATTGATCAAGCAGTACTGGCAGGTCTGGAAGGTGTTCTCTTTGCCTACGGTGCATTCGATTACTACCCGATCCAGGAAATGTGTGGTGATGACTACTCACGACAGGAGGCAATCGAGCAAACAGAACAGAAGAGACAAGCGAAGAACAACTATGAAAAGAAACGCTTTGAATCGGGAGAGATTCCTCCCTCATCCCCTCTGTTCAAGAAACTCGACTCATATGGGACTGACCTCGATATCCCGTTCGTACCGATTTCAGGGCGAATCTCAGTCGCACGAACCGATCTTAAACTTGGTTTCAATCTTCCCACACAAGGAAGCCCTGGATTCGACTACCAGTACACGAAGAATAATTTCACCGGAAAAAGTATGCATGATGGCTCTCTCTCCTATCAATTTGGTGCAGGAAAAGGAGGAGCAAAAATTGAAGGCAAGCTCTCTGTAACAGGAAAAATCGGGTTCAACGGGTACGGTACGGTCAGTGACTATGGATTTGGAGCAAAAGGAGAAGCTACTGCCAGTTACCAAGGAACCCAGATAACAGCGACCGGTTCTGTGGCAGTAGACAGTGGAGGTGTTTCCTTCACAGGGGACGCCTCAGGCTCGTTTACTACATCGATTCCACAAGCTGATGCAATTGAGATTGAGGTTACGGTACAGAGAGATGGATCCTTCACGATAAATCCCAGTCTTGACTTCGACCCAATGGGAGACCTCATCACAGAGGCTGCAGAGGATGTAGTGGGAAGTGAAGGAGCTCCCTTCATTCCTGCAAGTAGTGATGGACTGAAGAAGGTATTCAGTGGGAAGTTTGAGCGATGA
- a CDS encoding nucleotidyl transferase AbiEii/AbiGii toxin family protein, with the protein MSGKAMSLKATMRNLAKKKNMSAQVVLQNFMFECFLVRLSQSVFKEKFILKGGLLIAALVDIANRSTMDMDVTIKNYPMDAGELTKAMRNICSVSVQDDISFTFTGIKAIRDDDAYGGYRVSLQAVYDSIKVPMQIDITTGDVITPSEVFYSYKMNFNDGIIGVWTYNIETVIAEKVETILRRGTYNTRPRDFYDVYILTKTQNFKYTIFQDALIATAAHRESSYIFTSIRKRVHEMEENATLKSRWDSYRNNYQYAQDITYEDVMNALVELIEYL; encoded by the coding sequence GTGAGCGGAAAAGCCATGAGCCTGAAGGCTACTATGAGAAACTTAGCCAAAAAGAAAAACATGTCAGCTCAGGTAGTGCTACAAAATTTCATGTTTGAATGTTTTCTAGTACGTCTTTCACAATCAGTATTCAAGGAAAAGTTCATTCTAAAAGGAGGTCTGTTAATTGCTGCCTTGGTCGATATCGCCAATAGATCAACAATGGATATGGATGTTACGATCAAAAATTATCCCATGGATGCTGGAGAATTGACAAAAGCAATGAGAAACATCTGTAGCGTTTCAGTTCAAGACGATATTTCTTTTACATTCACTGGCATCAAAGCAATTCGAGATGATGATGCCTATGGCGGTTATCGAGTGAGCCTTCAAGCTGTATATGATTCCATTAAAGTACCTATGCAGATTGATATAACAACGGGAGATGTAATTACACCTTCGGAAGTCTTTTATTCTTATAAAATGAATTTCAATGATGGGATAATCGGTGTCTGGACATATAACATCGAAACGGTCATTGCAGAAAAAGTAGAGACAATTCTAAGAAGAGGCACATATAATACAAGACCAAGAGATTTTTACGATGTCTACATTTTAACGAAGACTCAAAACTTTAAGTATACAATATTTCAAGATGCACTTATAGCAACTGCAGCGCATAGAGAGTCCTCTTATATTTTTACCTCAATCAGAAAACGCGTACATGAGATGGAAGAAAATGCAACACTCAAATCAAGATGGGATTCATACAGGAATAACTATCAATATGCACAAGATATAACATATGAGGATGTAATGAACGCGTTAGTTGAATTGATTGAATATCTATAA
- a CDS encoding MBL fold metallo-hydrolase, whose amino-acid sequence MQLLPDLYVVGGSLVGLTGSQVSGPFDDCNVYALDLGSEIILIDTGNGDSWPQIQENMRQWGLDAKKITTALITHPHYDHAQGAHLLQDAGIKLVAHTYTADAMEKGDERCCGYLYHRAFSPVSVDRMLEDDEQFTVGSLSVQSIHLPGHTLGCTGFLISWKGKKVLFSGDVIGTLGYGHFGWNGSIDFDKQVYIKTLLKLSKIDFDVMLPGHGLASFTHPRERVEESLNEALMVWR is encoded by the coding sequence ATGCAGTTGCTTCCAGACTTGTATGTAGTTGGAGGGAGTCTTGTTGGTCTGACTGGAAGCCAAGTGAGTGGTCCTTTTGATGATTGCAATGTGTATGCACTTGATCTTGGATCAGAGATTATCCTCATTGATACTGGTAATGGTGACTCCTGGCCACAGATCCAGGAGAATATGCGACAATGGGGACTTGATGCAAAAAAGATTACAACTGCCTTGATTACTCACCCTCATTATGATCATGCCCAAGGGGCTCATCTCCTACAAGATGCAGGGATTAAGCTTGTTGCACATACGTATACTGCTGATGCAATGGAGAAGGGGGATGAACGATGTTGTGGATACCTGTATCATCGTGCATTCAGTCCAGTATCTGTTGATAGAATGCTGGAGGATGATGAGCAATTCACCGTTGGGTCGCTTTCAGTCCAATCAATTCATCTCCCTGGCCATACCCTTGGATGTACAGGGTTCTTGATTTCATGGAAGGGGAAGAAGGTCCTCTTCTCAGGTGATGTGATAGGTACTCTCGGGTATGGTCACTTTGGCTGGAATGGCTCTATCGACTTTGACAAGCAGGTGTATATCAAAACGCTTTTAAAGCTTTCAAAGATAGATTTTGACGTCATGCTTCCCGGACATGGCCTTGCGTCTTTCACTCATCCAAGAGAGCGGGTAGAAGAGAGCCTAAATGAAGCTCTGATGGTATGGCGTTAG
- a CDS encoding BrnT family toxin: protein MKEIIFTWDPKKEAINQNKHEISFKEAETVFYDPNALIIADPEHSIKEDWFVILGHSFRLRLLIVCHCYRQEDEVIRIISARKASKREAEQYRRQR from the coding sequence ATGAAAGAGATAATTTTTACATGGGATCCGAAAAAGGAGGCAATAAACCAAAATAAACATGAGATATCCTTCAAAGAAGCTGAAACTGTGTTTTATGATCCTAACGCCCTAATCATAGCCGACCCAGAGCACTCTATTAAAGAAGATTGGTTTGTAATCCTTGGCCATAGTTTTCGGCTACGTTTATTAATTGTATGTCATTGTTATCGCCAGGAAGATGAAGTAATTCGCATTATTTCTGCTCGAAAAGCGAGCAAGAGAGAAGCAGAGCAATATAGGAGGCAAAGATGA
- a CDS encoding SulP family inorganic anion transporter encodes MRNKEWEPKLFTLIKEGIGKEQIKKDIISGIIVGVIALPLAIAFAIASGVSPETGLLTAIVGGLIVSLFGGSRVQIGGPTGAFIVIIVSILTTHGMEGLLIATFLAGIILILMGLFKMGSLLKYIPQTLITGFTGGIAVLIFMTQINDFLGLPEKSIPSEFLEKLVYYGSNLHLTDPLSMGVGLATIAIILLLPKLTKKVPAVFASLVLVTLLTSILGVPVETIGDRFGVITFQVPELTFFTINQEVIMTLLPAAFSIALLGALESLLSAVVADSMIGGHHRSNVELIAMGLANTAVSLVGGIPVTGAIARTAANVNNGGRTPIAGVVHALTLLFIYLVAMPVVKFVPMAALAGILIIVAWRMSEIHVFLSSLKVNRYESAVLLTTFILTLLTDLTIAIPVGFMLAVILFMKRMADGVELSPLMYSKVDDQLIFSQELGEYDKRIRIVEINGPMFFGSVFHLLNIEEKLDKGYKILILRFRYVPIVDSDGLAKLKVLLSDMKKKDIQVLFSGLNDNLKEKFLKHHLIEESSIFPNIEEAMISSHERLQL; translated from the coding sequence GTGCGTAACAAGGAATGGGAACCAAAGCTCTTTACCCTTATTAAAGAGGGGATTGGGAAAGAACAGATCAAGAAAGACATCATCAGTGGGATCATCGTTGGGGTAATCGCCCTCCCGCTTGCAATCGCGTTTGCCATTGCATCCGGAGTATCTCCTGAGACCGGACTGTTGACTGCAATCGTGGGAGGACTCATCGTCTCCCTCTTTGGTGGTAGCAGGGTCCAGATCGGAGGCCCCACCGGAGCCTTCATCGTCATCATTGTCTCCATCCTTACCACCCATGGTATGGAGGGGCTCCTTATTGCGACCTTCCTTGCAGGAATCATCCTGATCCTTATGGGTCTCTTCAAGATGGGTTCCCTGCTCAAATACATTCCCCAGACCCTTATCACCGGCTTTACCGGGGGTATTGCTGTCCTGATCTTCATGACCCAGATCAATGATTTCCTTGGACTGCCAGAGAAAAGCATTCCCAGTGAGTTTTTGGAGAAACTCGTCTACTATGGAAGCAATCTTCATCTCACTGACCCTTTGTCAATGGGAGTGGGACTTGCAACCATTGCCATCATTCTTCTCCTACCAAAACTTACCAAGAAGGTCCCTGCTGTCTTTGCTTCGCTGGTTCTGGTTACCCTGCTGACCTCAATACTGGGGGTTCCTGTGGAGACCATCGGAGACCGTTTTGGTGTGATTACCTTCCAGGTTCCCGAGCTCACGTTCTTCACGATCAACCAAGAAGTAATCATGACCCTGCTGCCTGCTGCCTTCTCCATCGCCCTCCTCGGTGCGCTGGAATCCCTGCTCTCCGCCGTCGTTGCAGACAGCATGATTGGTGGACACCACCGATCGAATGTGGAACTCATCGCCATGGGTCTCGCAAATACCGCAGTCTCCCTGGTTGGAGGAATTCCGGTAACTGGTGCTATTGCAAGAACTGCAGCAAATGTAAACAACGGGGGACGGACTCCCATTGCCGGCGTTGTGCATGCCCTCACCCTTCTGTTCATCTACCTGGTAGCAATGCCTGTCGTCAAATTCGTCCCAATGGCTGCCTTGGCAGGCATCCTTATCATTGTTGCCTGGAGAATGAGTGAGATCCATGTGTTCCTCAGTAGTCTTAAGGTGAACCGGTATGAGTCTGCTGTCCTACTCACTACCTTTATACTCACCCTGTTGACCGACCTTACCATCGCTATCCCGGTAGGATTTATGCTGGCTGTCATCCTCTTCATGAAGAGAATGGCTGACGGAGTGGAACTCAGCCCCTTGATGTACTCCAAGGTCGATGACCAGTTGATCTTCTCCCAAGAGCTTGGCGAGTATGACAAGAGGATACGGATTGTGGAGATCAACGGCCCCATGTTCTTTGGATCGGTGTTCCACCTCCTGAACATTGAAGAGAAACTCGATAAAGGATACAAGATCCTCATCCTGCGTTTCCGCTATGTCCCCATCGTAGACTCCGATGGCTTGGCAAAGCTGAAGGTACTGCTCTCCGATATGAAGAAGAAGGATATCCAGGTTCTCTTCAGTGGTCTTAACGACAACCTGAAGGAGAAATTCCTGAAACACCATCTCATAGAGGAATCCTCCATCTTCCCAAACATTGAAGAGGCAATGATTAGTAGTCATGAGAGGTTGCAGTTATAG
- a CDS encoding type IV toxin-antitoxin system AbiEi family antitoxin domain-containing protein, with translation MNYLEKLEELIQKHHGTILSADLDKNQIPRGYLQMMVAEGTLERVNRGVYVSVNSIEDEMYALQTKYPNIIYSHETALFMHGLSDRTPFKYSVTVPSGHKVVGDVAERCKVYYIKREFHEMGAELAESSFGNQIRVYTIERTICDLVRSRNRVDIQIFSQALTRFAKLKSTDFSTLMDMASKFKIEAVLRTYLEVLL, from the coding sequence ATGAATTACTTGGAGAAACTTGAAGAGCTCATACAAAAACACCATGGCACGATTCTAAGTGCTGATCTCGATAAAAACCAGATTCCAAGAGGGTATCTCCAGATGATGGTGGCAGAAGGAACCCTTGAGAGAGTTAATCGAGGTGTTTATGTTTCCGTTAATTCAATCGAAGATGAAATGTATGCTTTGCAGACGAAATACCCAAATATTATCTATTCTCATGAAACGGCACTTTTTATGCATGGCTTATCGGACAGAACTCCTTTCAAGTACTCAGTAACAGTTCCAAGTGGGCATAAAGTGGTTGGTGACGTAGCGGAAAGATGTAAAGTTTATTATATAAAAAGAGAGTTTCATGAGATGGGAGCAGAATTGGCAGAAAGCTCCTTTGGTAATCAAATCAGAGTATATACCATTGAAAGAACCATATGTGATCTCGTACGAAGTAGAAATCGTGTAGATATACAAATCTTTTCTCAAGCATTAACCCGTTTTGCTAAATTAAAATCGACAGATTTCTCAACACTCATGGATATGGCAAGTAAATTCAAGATAGAAGCTGTGCTTAGAACATATCTGGAGGTGCTACTGTGA
- a CDS encoding SIS domain-containing protein gives MIYTLDQLLEHYPQLKSITSNLAAARDLVVKKAQEGKLFLVAGNGGSSADADHIVGELMKSFVHKRPIEDMIAQQLSEIGGEAGSQIASNLEGAVKAICLSSHQALSTAFMNDVDPSLVYAQQVYGYGDPDDIFIGISTSGNAKNVVSAALVARAKGLSVLGLTGEAGGALKEHCDVCIQVPERETFKVQELHLPIYHWLCIEIEAALWP, from the coding sequence ATGATATATACATTGGATCAATTGCTAGAACATTACCCGCAACTGAAGAGCATAACCAGTAATTTGGCAGCAGCTCGGGATCTGGTGGTGAAGAAAGCTCAAGAAGGAAAACTATTCTTGGTTGCAGGAAATGGGGGGAGTAGCGCCGATGCTGATCATATTGTAGGCGAACTCATGAAGTCGTTCGTTCATAAACGCCCGATAGAAGATATGATAGCTCAACAATTGAGCGAAATTGGGGGAGAAGCAGGAAGCCAAATAGCTTCCAACTTGGAGGGAGCGGTAAAGGCTATCTGCTTATCGAGCCATCAGGCTCTTTCAACAGCCTTCATGAATGATGTTGATCCTTCCCTGGTATACGCTCAACAGGTATATGGGTATGGCGATCCTGATGATATCTTTATCGGTATCTCGACTTCAGGCAATGCAAAGAATGTGGTAAGTGCAGCGTTGGTGGCACGAGCAAAAGGTTTGTCGGTACTTGGTTTGACAGGTGAAGCCGGTGGTGCATTAAAAGAGCATTGTGATGTATGCATTCAGGTTCCTGAACGTGAAACATTCAAGGTCCAAGAACTGCATCTGCCTATTTACCATTGGCTCTGCATCGAAATCGAGGCAGCTCTTTGGCCATAG
- a CDS encoding sugar ABC transporter permease, with the protein MYCAKKDRRLAVLILLPMLLLLFIFVYGFIAWSLRISFTDWNSILPNMTSVGFENYQRLFDSQRFQTDIRNTIYFTLFFLAICIIGGFFLSYLLYSKLRGESFLRTIYLFPLSLSFVVTGVLWRWIFSPEVGVNSLFRMMGFEATFGWFTSTFSVGGFNVALIALIIAASWQYLGYTMAMFLAGLRGIPDQLIESAQIDGAGELATMWYVILPIIKPITFSAMIVLGHISLKIFDLAYAMTGKGPAFVTDFPGLFMFETTFRGNHYAEGAAISVIMLILVAVVIVPYLISTLRGDSE; encoded by the coding sequence ATGTACTGTGCAAAGAAAGACCGCAGACTTGCAGTGTTGATCCTGTTACCCATGCTTCTCTTGCTGTTCATTTTTGTCTATGGCTTTATTGCATGGTCACTGAGGATCTCTTTCACTGATTGGAACAGCATTCTCCCAAACATGACCTCAGTAGGGTTTGAGAATTATCAAAGATTATTTGATTCACAGCGGTTTCAGACCGATATCCGTAATACAATCTATTTTACGTTATTCTTCCTTGCTATTTGTATCATAGGTGGTTTCTTTCTCAGCTATCTACTCTACTCCAAATTACGGGGGGAGTCGTTCTTGCGAACGATATACCTTTTTCCTCTTTCTCTCTCTTTTGTGGTAACTGGTGTCCTTTGGCGTTGGATTTTCAGCCCTGAGGTTGGCGTTAATTCTCTTTTCCGTATGATGGGATTTGAAGCAACATTTGGGTGGTTTACCTCAACCTTTAGCGTTGGGGGATTCAATGTTGCACTTATTGCCTTGATCATCGCCGCCTCCTGGCAATACCTCGGGTATACGATGGCGATGTTCCTTGCAGGACTGAGGGGTATCCCAGACCAACTCATAGAATCGGCACAGATAGACGGGGCTGGTGAGTTGGCTACCATGTGGTATGTGATTCTTCCCATCATCAAGCCAATTACCTTCTCTGCTATGATTGTACTCGGTCATATCTCCCTGAAGATCTTTGATTTGGCATATGCAATGACCGGTAAGGGCCCAGCATTCGTAACAGACTTTCCTGGACTGTTCATGTTTGAGACCACCTTTCGTGGGAACCACTATGCAGAAGGTGCGGCAATCTCTGTTATCATGCTGATTCTGGTTGCTGTGGTAATCGTGCCGTATCTCATTTCAACGCTGAGGGGGGATTCAGAATGA
- a CDS encoding ROK family protein: MDSQKYIGIDIGGTKTAISLGDSEGRLINKRKFLTPSGVEEVLESIFIEVELLLSPSHSLSEIKAIGISCGGPLDSKRGIIQSPPNLPGWDDIPIVDIVSEHFGIPTYLENDANACALAEWYWGNGKGYDSIIFLTFGTGLGAGLILDGALYRGTNGLAGEVGHWRMADTGPYCYYKRGSWESYVSGAGISGLYEIATGKTVSAQKVCQLAKEGETPAMHVIEQSARMLGSGLALLIDLLNPQRIIIGSIYSRDEELFRPLMDQVLREETLSVPYSSCEIVPSLLGEQLGDMAALGIARDHSMRRER, from the coding sequence ATGGATTCACAGAAATACATTGGCATTGATATTGGCGGTACTAAAACAGCTATCAGCCTTGGGGATAGCGAAGGTCGGCTCATCAATAAGCGGAAGTTTCTGACTCCGTCTGGAGTTGAGGAAGTGTTAGAAAGCATCTTTATTGAGGTTGAACTACTACTGTCTCCTTCCCACTCCCTTAGTGAAATTAAGGCCATTGGCATTTCATGCGGGGGGCCTCTTGATAGTAAACGTGGAATCATACAATCACCTCCCAATCTCCCTGGTTGGGACGATATTCCAATTGTTGATATTGTATCAGAGCATTTTGGCATTCCAACGTATCTGGAAAATGATGCGAATGCCTGTGCCTTGGCCGAATGGTATTGGGGTAATGGAAAAGGGTATGACTCAATCATTTTCTTGACCTTCGGTACTGGGTTAGGCGCTGGCTTGATCCTGGACGGTGCTCTGTATCGGGGAACCAATGGCCTTGCTGGAGAAGTTGGACATTGGAGAATGGCCGATACCGGTCCCTATTGCTACTATAAGAGAGGATCATGGGAGAGCTACGTCAGTGGTGCAGGAATATCCGGTCTGTATGAAATTGCAACCGGGAAAACAGTGAGTGCCCAGAAGGTTTGTCAGCTGGCAAAGGAAGGCGAAACTCCTGCGATGCATGTGATTGAACAGAGTGCTAGGATGCTTGGATCAGGACTTGCCCTGTTGATTGATTTGCTTAATCCTCAGCGTATCATCATCGGAAGCATCTATAGCAGGGACGAGGAGTTGTTTCGACCATTAATGGATCAGGTGCTTCGCGAGGAAACTCTCAGCGTCCCCTATTCCAGTTGTGAGATAGTACCTTCCTTGCTTGGAGAACAGCTGGGAGATATGGCAGCCTTAGGAATTGCTAGAGACCATAGTATGAGGAGAGAGCGATGA